TTCCTTTTTTTCCTATCCcaccaaataatatattatgctTCGACTTAATAATAGCAATCCGAATCTATTTTCATCTATTTCttcacaaattttatatttccaaCTATggaaaaacttataaaaatgtCAACTTCCAATCAAAACTTAATTAAACTTATCAAATaaattcttaatattattataatatttcaattctaaaatataatttgattaaaCTTATTTTCCACGCGTAGCGCGGATAAAAAACTCTAGTATAGATAATAAAGAGGTCAAAAGCATTAACATAGAGGATCTGCACGTGTTCTCTTGGTTGTCTTGGCATAAGCccactatgttttttttttgtgacacaTAAGATTCAATTAAAATGAATGGCCTCAGGCCCACGTCAGCCCATTAAGGGTCCCATTACACAGGAAAAATGAAGAGTTTGCTTAGCCAACATATCGGCGTCGCTGTTGCATAAAcgagagagatgagagaaagTTATCCCCGATGAAAGCAGTAGTCATCTGTTGGATATCTGTTACAATTCCAAAGATTTCCGAGACCTGCGTGtcgttgttgatggctctgatGAGCGTTTCGTTGTCGGAGAACATTTTGAGATGTTTAATCCCATGATTCACCGCAGAAAGAGTTGCTGAGCGAAGTGCGATTGCTTCAGCTACAGGGGAGAATTGATCGATTCATGGGTCCTCTGATCCCTGATCGAAGTGTGCTCCGTTTGTATCTGTGAAGATCCAAGCAAGACCAGCTCTTTTGGTTCTGCTGTCGAAGGCTGCATCAGGTTTTGCATGTCATCACCCTCGATGATTCCGCTGGATCGTGGATGCGTCGCTGTGGATTAGGTACTTTCTTCCCTGTAGTTTGTTTCTGCGGTTGCGCATATGACCACTCTCTAGCTAGTCTAATTCCTTTGCTTGCTACTTCTTCAGGCGAGAGAGTTCTGTTCTCGAAGATCGCCATGTTACGAGCCGTCCAGATTGCCCAACAAATCCAGGGGAGTATGTTGTTTGATACTCCTGTCGGGGGGAGGCAAATGACTTGTCGGAAGGCTACGATCGTGTCCTTGAGATTTATACATGTAGCTAGGTGAACTACCTGTGTGATTGGAACCAAACTCCAAACCTCTTTTGCAAATGGACATTCAAAAAAGATATGCATCGCTGACTCTACTCCTTTGCATTTATAGCAAAATGCATCGGCTCGTATACCTCTTTGTTGTAATTGTTCTCCAAGCGGTAATGCTTTTTGGATCATTGACCATAAGAAGACCTTCATTTTTGGTGAACATGAGGAGGTCCAGACATCTTTTATCCAACTGAAGTCCCCTTGTTCTTGGGTGCTGCGATCACTGAGTCTCTTGGAGCTGTACAGTACCCCGACCTTGTTGAATAGACTTCTGACGGAAAGGCTGCCCACACGTAAATGTCTTCTGTCTTTGAGAAAGTGGCATAAGCCACTCTGTTAATTCAAAGAAAGTGCATATAAAGTTTAACATCTAAATTTCAGTCAAATCATACCGTTTATTAGCGTTAAAGCACCTTTCCAGCTCTTTcgatattttggataaaatttgtagcaaaaaaaaaagatctttaaCGCTTAAATTTGAAAACTGCATCATTGAAGTTTAAGGAATGTCTCTTTGGACAATCTTATTTTTGTGCGAGATTTGTCGTGTCGTGTGCCTGTTGGTATTATATTTGGTTATCCAAAGTATATTATAATTAGTTGCGGCAGTAATTCTGggattttatcttctttttattcATCTTTGTGCACAAACAAAGTAAATAATACTTCAATTTTGCTAAATTTTCGAATTaaagttataaattataaatgtctGGATATTATATCAGAAGAACTGAAACATGTTaaagatactttttttttttgtaaactaacaTGTTAAAGATATTTCAGTTTGATATTAAGGAATTGCTTAGAATAATGGTGGAGAAATCAGGTATAAGTTCATATTGTACTTTTAAATATGTTTCATTATCTTTTCGGTCTTTAGCAACATTTTTAGTTGAACATAATGTTTATGTTATCGTTTGATGAAAATGAACTCCAAAACAAATAATCATGAATGTGACATTAGGTCAGGTTTAGGTGGATATATGTAACTGCTTGCTACTGGTTATAGCCATAGAGTTTCACATTTTATCTTCTCACCCTATTAACCTAAACTCCAACTGCATTCTTACGACATATTTGGATAAGATTAATTTGTCACCAATCCTTTACAAAATTAACTTACTCCTATTTAATTTCATACATGAATCTCCCGTGAGTTGGTGAGATTAATTGATAAAGATCATCATCATTTTGGAAAAACTTGTTCATAGTGAGgtgactaaaaatataaatatgtgaaGCTTATCTAGTTCTGGTTGaataaaattgtgaaaaattgtattaaatgaTTCTATTAATTTACCAAGTAGACTAAGATTTTGACAATTAGCATAAGATAAAAACACATACATGAACTATATGGACTGTGGATGATAGTAGGTtaaatttccttttcttggGATGTTAATTTCGGTTTTTAGgtattactaatattttttttagatattagtAATATCTTTATATTAGTAATATCTTTATTTTGTCAACAATATTAGTAATATCGATTAcctaaaaaatattagtaatacctaataataaaaatacccTTTAACATCCCAAGAAAAGATATTACTAATATAAAGATATTACTAATATAAAGATATTACTAAAAGGGTATTACAGAATGCATATGATAGACCGCGATACTGGTAATCACAACCTTTGAAATGCATCGCGAGAAACAAAAAAAGTCCACTACGAACGAATGTACGGATCCCAAGAGATAAATCCATATAATCATGATAAGCATAGCCATTATCGTGGGTCCCACAAAACGCCCACGACAGAAACACAATTTACATTTTTCtatcaatatattaattttatatacaccTTCTTTCTTgcacattaatatatattttttatttcaatataCTTACATTACATCTTTTTATCCAAGGTCTTGTATGAAACTACAACATCTTTTTTACACATAACAAATTCACAATGTAATTGTCGAATGTGTGTCAGACTGTCACTAGTCAAAATTTT
This genomic stretch from Raphanus sativus cultivar WK10039 unplaced genomic scaffold, ASM80110v3 Scaffold1870, whole genome shotgun sequence harbors:
- the LOC130504893 gene encoding uncharacterized protein LOC130504893, which translates into the protein MKVFLWSMIQKALPLGEQLQQRGIRADAFCYKCKGVESAMHIFFECPFAKEVWSLVPITQVVHLATCINLKDTIVAFRQVICLPPTGVSNNILPWICWAIWTARNMAIFENRTLSPEEVASKGIRLAREWSYAQPQKQTTGKKVPNPQRRIHDPAESSRVMTCKT